One genomic window of Maribacter aquivivus includes the following:
- a CDS encoding GumC family protein has product MSKEQHDYYSIEQDTPDFRTILDRYLKYWSWFVICVGVAMILATIYLTFKKSTYMAIATIIIEDEKGKGASVDTGFADLSLLSGISTSSIENELGLLRSKRLMNNAVKNLELNIEYFSTNGFVKKEYYKNSPFIIRTALLDEDLLRKAVQLEENSFVINYLNKDEVELVFNNDKESIINKIGDVVELDYVQFFIELNKNEADNIDDDDTLKSVEVVISEIAKVATSLESSLVAGLVDENSTMIELTLVNYIPAKAKDILNQLIFEYNQEAIEDKDLIARNTAFFIDERLAIINSELDSVETGKEQFKETNLLTDIDTESELIVKNVSDYNNQQQKISTELELTTSLINHLKRNKSSLLPTNMGIEDSGTNSLIQEFNSNVLERNRLLKSASEQNPMVIGLNNQIDQIRENVMESLSRMQYNLNIKKNNLDRQSGVLATQISNVPAQERAYRGIERQQNIKEALYLFLLQKREENSLSLAASAPKAKLVDQAYSLAKPVSPNSKIVLLVAFLMGLFIPFLVINSISLLNNKVTDTDQVKKLSRDLQILGELPHILPNQSSVIEPNVRTVLSESFNILASSAQHFVENTNSEGASKCIFITSSLKGEGKTFTSVNLGITLASEGNKVIVIGGDLRNPQLHRYQKNADSRIGLSTYLNDTSLIVQDYIRDTDLHNNLKFMYTGAIPNNPIELLKKSKLGGMFQELKKEFDYIIVDTAPVLQLADTFVLNKYADLTLYMLRASVTKKSFVGMVEEIEKSKKLKNLVLVLNDVKLKDSSYGYGYDYGS; this is encoded by the coding sequence ATGAGTAAAGAACAACATGATTATTATTCTATAGAACAAGATACTCCTGATTTTAGGACAATTTTAGATCGATATTTAAAATATTGGTCTTGGTTTGTTATATGTGTAGGAGTTGCCATGATTTTGGCAACAATATATTTGACATTTAAAAAATCTACCTATATGGCCATAGCTACGATTATAATAGAAGATGAAAAAGGTAAAGGAGCTTCTGTAGATACTGGTTTTGCTGATTTATCACTGTTAAGCGGAATATCTACTAGTAGTATTGAAAATGAATTAGGTTTATTACGTTCTAAAAGGTTAATGAACAATGCCGTAAAAAACTTAGAACTGAATATAGAATATTTCAGTACTAACGGATTTGTAAAAAAAGAATATTATAAAAATAGCCCATTCATTATTCGTACAGCTCTTTTAGATGAAGATTTGTTAAGAAAAGCTGTGCAGCTTGAGGAAAATAGCTTTGTAATTAATTATTTAAATAAAGATGAGGTTGAACTTGTTTTTAATAATGATAAAGAATCTATAATAAATAAAATAGGAGATGTAGTCGAATTAGATTATGTTCAGTTTTTTATAGAATTAAATAAAAACGAAGCTGACAATATTGATGATGATGACACTTTAAAAAGTGTGGAAGTTGTCATTTCTGAAATTGCGAAGGTTGCAACATCGCTAGAGTCTAGTTTGGTTGCTGGTTTAGTAGATGAAAATTCAACAATGATAGAATTAACTTTGGTTAATTATATTCCGGCCAAGGCAAAAGATATTTTAAATCAATTGATATTTGAGTACAATCAAGAAGCTATTGAAGATAAGGATTTAATAGCACGAAATACTGCATTTTTTATTGATGAGCGATTGGCTATTATAAACTCTGAGTTAGATTCGGTAGAAACGGGTAAAGAACAATTTAAAGAAACTAATTTATTAACTGATATTGATACAGAGTCTGAGTTAATTGTTAAAAATGTTAGTGACTATAATAATCAACAACAGAAAATCAGTACAGAACTTGAACTAACAACTTCCTTGATTAATCATTTAAAGAGAAATAAATCTAGTCTTTTACCCACAAATATGGGTATAGAAGATTCGGGCACTAATAGTTTAATTCAAGAATTCAACTCAAATGTTTTAGAGAGAAATAGATTACTAAAAAGCGCAAGTGAACAAAACCCAATGGTAATTGGTCTTAATAATCAAATAGATCAAATTAGGGAAAATGTGATGGAAAGTTTAAGTAGAATGCAATATAATTTAAATATTAAGAAAAATAATTTAGATAGGCAATCAGGAGTATTAGCTACACAAATTTCTAATGTTCCAGCTCAAGAACGAGCTTATAGAGGTATTGAGCGCCAGCAGAATATAAAAGAAGCGTTATATCTTTTCTTATTACAAAAACGTGAAGAAAACTCGTTGTCGTTAGCTGCAAGCGCACCAAAAGCTAAATTGGTGGATCAAGCTTATTCTTTAGCCAAACCAGTTTCCCCTAATTCAAAAATTGTTTTATTAGTAGCATTTTTAATGGGACTGTTTATTCCATTTTTAGTAATAAATTCAATATCTCTTTTAAATAATAAAGTCACGGATACTGATCAGGTAAAAAAGCTTTCACGGGATTTACAAATTTTAGGTGAATTACCTCATATTCTACCCAATCAATCTTCTGTTATTGAGCCTAATGTACGTACAGTTTTATCAGAGTCTTTTAATATTCTGGCTTCCAGTGCTCAGCATTTTGTAGAAAATACCAATTCAGAAGGAGCATCTAAGTGTATTTTTATTACTTCTTCTTTAAAAGGTGAGGGTAAGACTTTTACATCTGTAAATTTAGGAATAACCTTAGCTTCCGAAGGAAATAAAGTAATTGTAATTGGAGGTGATTTAAGAAATCCACAATTACATCGTTATCAGAAAAATGCAGATTCTCGTATTGGGTTGAGTACCTATTTAAACGATACCAGTTTAATAGTGCAAGATTACATTCGGGATACAGATTTACACAATAACCTTAAATTTATGTATACAGGAGCTATTCCAAATAATCCGATTGAGCTTCTTAAAAAATCTAAACTAGGGGGCATGTTCCAAGAATTAAAAAAAGAGTTTGATTATATTATTGTCGATACAGCTCCAGTGCTTCAATTAGCGGATACATTTGTTCTAAATAAATATGCAGATTTAACACTGTACATGTTAAGGGCGTCGGTTACAAAAAAGAGTTTTGTTGGTATGGTAGAAGAAATAGAAAAATCTAAAAAGCTTAAAAATTTAGTGCTAGTTCTAAATGATGTGAAATTAAAAGACTCGTCCTACGGTTATGGTTATGATTATGGTTCGTAA
- a CDS encoding Gfo/Idh/MocA family protein produces MEEINWGIIGCGDVAEVKSGPAFQRVANSNLLSVMRRNEEKAKDFAKRHNIQHWTSNPNDILNNKNINAVYIATPPSSHLKYALQALKAGKHVYLEKPMALNADEAKQICNALKNSTNKLTMAHYRRKLPAFLKVKELLEANSIGVILHIDLQVLQSKKKLFVANVKDNWRIQPAVSGGGYFYDLAPHHIDLMIYFFGPIDKVLGLTKSTTRNANVEEIVNGIISFQNGIQFRGIWNFNVAENNQKDQCIIYGSEGSIEFSFFGSELILKTIKEEQILSFTNPKHVQEPMIQATVDYFLGKEENPCQAEDGLLVMDTIGKLDNRKSFN; encoded by the coding sequence ATGGAAGAGATTAATTGGGGAATAATTGGTTGTGGAGATGTAGCCGAAGTAAAGAGCGGACCCGCTTTTCAAAGAGTGGCTAATTCTAATTTACTATCCGTTATGCGTCGAAATGAAGAAAAAGCTAAAGATTTTGCAAAACGGCATAATATTCAACATTGGACTTCTAATCCCAATGATATTCTTAATAATAAAAATATAAATGCAGTATATATTGCCACGCCTCCATCATCACATTTAAAATATGCATTACAAGCATTGAAAGCTGGTAAACATGTATACTTGGAGAAACCAATGGCTTTAAACGCTGATGAAGCCAAACAAATATGCAATGCACTTAAAAACAGTACCAATAAGCTTACCATGGCACACTATCGTCGTAAACTACCTGCTTTTTTAAAAGTAAAAGAACTATTAGAGGCAAATAGCATTGGTGTCATACTACATATTGATCTTCAAGTTTTACAATCTAAAAAGAAACTATTTGTTGCAAATGTTAAAGACAATTGGAGAATTCAACCAGCAGTATCGGGTGGAGGATACTTTTACGATTTAGCACCACACCATATAGATTTAATGATTTATTTCTTTGGACCAATAGATAAAGTTCTCGGATTAACTAAATCAACAACTAGAAATGCAAACGTAGAAGAGATTGTTAATGGAATTATTTCATTTCAAAATGGAATTCAATTTCGTGGTATCTGGAATTTCAATGTAGCAGAAAATAACCAAAAAGATCAGTGCATTATTTATGGCAGTGAAGGAAGCATTGAGTTTTCTTTTTTTGGAAGCGAGCTTATTTTAAAAACCATCAAAGAAGAACAAATATTATCATTCACTAACCCAAAGCACGTTCAAGAACCTATGATACAAGCTACAGTTGATTATTTTCTTGGCAAGGAAGAAAATCCTTGCCAAGCTGAAGATGGGTTACTTGTTATGGATACTATAGGTAAATTAGATAACAGAAAAAGCTTTAATTGA
- a CDS encoding DUF808 domain-containing protein codes for MASGFFAILDDVAALLDDVAAMSKIATKKTAGILGDDLAVNAEKASGFVSQRELPVLWAITKGSLLNKIIILPIAFLLSAFLPWAVTVVLVLGGIYLAFEGAEKIHEFFVPHEHDHIAAEAKPMTKEEILELEKTKVKSAIVTDFILSIEIVIIALGAVIKEPLVTQIAVVSVVALLATVGVYGIVALIVRMDEFGTRLINLNEEENSISDKIGRFFVNALPKVIKALSVIGTIALLLVSGGIFVHNIDFFHHFLPNVPSMLVEFVVGLIVGFVALILFNGVKMLFKKK; via the coding sequence ATGGCTTCAGGTTTTTTTGCAATTTTAGATGATGTAGCGGCACTTTTAGATGATGTTGCTGCAATGAGTAAAATAGCCACTAAGAAGACAGCTGGTATTCTAGGTGACGATTTAGCCGTAAATGCTGAAAAAGCATCAGGGTTTGTTTCTCAGCGCGAATTACCGGTATTATGGGCGATTACCAAAGGTTCGTTGCTCAATAAAATTATAATTCTACCCATAGCCTTTTTATTAAGTGCTTTTTTACCCTGGGCGGTAACCGTAGTTTTAGTACTTGGCGGAATTTACCTTGCTTTTGAAGGTGCTGAAAAAATCCATGAATTCTTTGTGCCTCATGAACATGACCATATAGCTGCTGAAGCAAAGCCAATGACTAAAGAAGAGATTCTGGAACTAGAAAAAACCAAAGTAAAATCTGCCATAGTAACCGATTTTATTCTATCCATTGAAATAGTAATTATTGCTCTAGGTGCGGTGATAAAAGAGCCTTTAGTTACACAAATTGCAGTAGTATCTGTTGTTGCACTGTTAGCTACTGTAGGTGTTTACGGCATAGTAGCACTAATTGTACGCATGGATGAGTTTGGTACACGATTAATTAACCTGAACGAAGAAGAGAATAGTATCTCTGATAAAATAGGTAGGTTCTTTGTTAATGCACTACCTAAAGTAATTAAGGCTTTGTCGGTTATAGGAACTATAGCTTTACTATTAGTTTCGGGCGGAATATTTGTCCATAATATTGATTTCTTTCATCATTTTCTTCCGAATGTACCTAGTATGCTAGTAGAGTTTGTGGTGGGGCTAATTGTAGGTTTTGTAGCACTGATACTCTTCAATGGCGTTAAGATGCTATTTAAAAAGAAATAA
- a CDS encoding undecaprenyl-phosphate glucose phosphotransferase has protein sequence MKKSNFIIPLSFVVHILLINLTLYAYIPDTYFNGSSILYYNLTWLITTYSLNFYPTARRDGFMTNFKTFVVLFVIYGLVYFTSFVFLGMNSYTPIYLSLVYVQICFLLTLFRVLFYWAKKLYRTKGFNSTRVVVIGKDKNLQKLRRIFDNPEYGYRYMGYFDNVKSDHPTCLGDIESSFNYIFENNVEEVYCMASKLSKAEIQYVMKIADNSLKRIKIIPDNKELFSSAMSIELYGAVPILNLRASPLDLDYSNMIKRIFDILISSFAILFVLSWLTPLVYILMKIDSKGPLFFKQQRHGVNRDVFWCYKFRSMAKSTTSDTQMATKNDVRVTKLGKILRKTSIDELPQFFNVLMGDMSVVGPRPHMVVHTQEYENSVDRYLVRHFIKPGITGLAQIQGCRGEILDRSDIINRVRYDIFYMEKWSLALDAKIVFLTIYNAIKGEAKAY, from the coding sequence ATGAAGAAATCGAATTTTATTATACCATTATCATTTGTGGTGCATATACTGTTAATTAACTTAACACTATACGCATACATACCAGATACCTATTTTAATGGCTCTAGCATACTTTATTACAATCTTACATGGCTAATTACCACGTATAGCTTAAACTTCTACCCAACGGCTAGAAGAGATGGTTTTATGACCAATTTTAAAACTTTCGTTGTACTATTTGTCATCTATGGCTTGGTCTATTTTACCTCTTTTGTGTTCTTAGGCATGAATTCGTATACACCTATTTATTTATCATTGGTGTATGTGCAAATTTGTTTTCTATTAACGTTGTTCAGGGTATTATTCTATTGGGCTAAAAAATTATATAGAACCAAAGGGTTTAATAGCACTAGAGTTGTTGTCATCGGAAAAGACAAGAACCTACAAAAATTAAGACGTATTTTCGATAATCCAGAATACGGCTATCGGTATATGGGCTATTTTGATAATGTAAAATCAGATCACCCTACTTGTTTAGGAGATATTGAAAGTTCTTTCAATTATATTTTTGAAAATAATGTTGAAGAAGTGTACTGTATGGCTTCTAAACTATCTAAAGCAGAAATACAGTATGTAATGAAAATTGCCGATAATAGTCTTAAAAGGATAAAGATCATTCCAGATAATAAAGAATTATTCTCTAGCGCTATGTCAATAGAATTATATGGTGCTGTTCCAATTTTAAACTTAAGGGCATCACCGTTAGATTTAGATTATTCCAACATGATCAAACGTATTTTTGATATTCTAATATCAAGCTTTGCTATACTGTTTGTATTGTCATGGTTAACGCCGCTAGTATATATATTAATGAAGATTGATTCTAAAGGTCCTTTGTTTTTTAAACAGCAGCGCCACGGGGTCAATAGAGATGTATTTTGGTGCTACAAATTTAGATCCATGGCCAAGAGTACTACTAGTGATACACAAATGGCTACTAAAAATGATGTCAGAGTTACTAAATTGGGTAAAATCTTAAGGAAAACAAGCATAGACGAATTACCTCAATTTTTTAATGTACTAATGGGCGACATGAGTGTTGTTGGTCCTAGACCACATATGGTGGTACATACCCAAGAGTATGAAAACTCTGTAGATAGATATTTAGTAAGACACTTTATAAAACCAGGCATTACAGGCTTAGCACAAATTCAAGGCTGTAGAGGAGAGATTCTTGATCGTTCCGATATTATTAATAGGGTACGGTATGATATTTTTTATATGGAAAAATGGTCACTTGCCTTAGATGCCAAAATTGTATTCTTAACAATTTACAATGCTATTAAAGGGGAAGCCAAAGCCTATTAA
- a CDS encoding GDP-L-fucose synthase family protein — MLNKEAKIYIAGHRGLVGSAIVKNLESRGYTNLVYRTHKELDLTNPTDVATFFEVEKPSYVILAAAKVGGIVANNTYRADFIYENLMIQNNVIHQSHIHGVQKLLFLGSTCIYPKNCPQPMKEDYLLTDTLEYTNEPYAIAKIAGIKMCESYNLQYGTNFISVMPTNLYGPNDNFDLEKSHVLPALIRKMHLGKALENNDWNTIAKDLNALPIEGVNGNSSENDILAVLDKYGIKRKNDTIYLEIWGSGKPMREFLWSEDMADACVFLMEQRDFKDCYSQDTKEVRNTHINIGTGVDITIKDLAELIQQKINFKGELYFNTEKPDGTLKKLTDPSKLHDLGWKHTVSLSQGIEQVYSWYTAKN; from the coding sequence ATGTTAAATAAAGAAGCTAAAATATATATCGCAGGTCATCGTGGTCTTGTGGGTAGTGCAATAGTTAAGAATCTTGAGAGTAGAGGGTATACTAATTTAGTTTACCGAACTCACAAAGAGTTAGATTTGACTAACCCCACAGATGTCGCAACCTTTTTTGAGGTTGAAAAACCCTCTTATGTTATTCTTGCAGCTGCCAAAGTTGGTGGTATAGTTGCGAATAACACGTATAGAGCAGATTTCATTTATGAGAATCTTATGATTCAAAATAATGTCATACATCAAAGTCATATTCATGGAGTGCAAAAATTACTCTTTTTAGGTAGTACCTGTATTTATCCTAAAAATTGTCCTCAACCAATGAAAGAGGACTATTTATTGACAGATACGCTAGAGTATACAAACGAACCCTATGCCATTGCTAAAATAGCAGGTATAAAAATGTGCGAAAGTTACAATTTACAGTACGGCACCAATTTTATTTCTGTAATGCCCACCAATTTGTACGGACCTAATGATAATTTCGATTTAGAAAAGTCGCATGTATTACCGGCATTAATTAGAAAAATGCACTTAGGTAAGGCGCTAGAAAATAATGATTGGAATACAATTGCTAAAGATTTAAATGCATTGCCTATTGAAGGTGTGAATGGAAATTCATCTGAAAATGACATACTTGCTGTTTTAGATAAGTATGGTATTAAACGAAAAAATGACACTATTTACTTAGAAATATGGGGTTCAGGTAAACCAATGCGAGAGTTTCTATGGAGCGAAGACATGGCAGATGCATGTGTTTTCTTAATGGAGCAGCGAGATTTCAAAGACTGTTATTCACAAGACACCAAAGAAGTTCGTAATACGCACATCAACATAGGTACTGGTGTAGATATTACCATAAAAGATTTAGCTGAACTAATACAGCAGAAAATCAATTTTAAAGGTGAACTGTATTTTAATACCGAAAAACCAGATGGTACATTAAAAAAACTAACAGACCCCTCAAAATTACATGACCTTGGATGGAAGCACACCGTTTCATTATCACAAGGAATAGAACAAGTATATTCTTGGTATACCGCTAAGAATTAA
- the gmd gene encoding GDP-mannose 4,6-dehydratase — protein MKVALITGVTGQDGAYLSEFLLKKGYQVHGLKRRASMFNTDRIDHLYQDPHIENRNFVLHYGDMTDSTNLIRLIQEIQPDEIYNLAAMSHVQVSFEVPEYTGNADGLGTLRILDAVRLLGLEKKTRIYQASTSELYGKVQEVPQSETTPFYPRSPYAVAKMYAFWITVNYREAYNMFACNGILFNHESPIRGETFVTRKITRAAARIGLGLQDKIYLGNLDAQRDWGHAKDYVRMMWMILQAEEAEDWVIATGKTTPVREFVRMAFAEMGIELEFKGEGVEEKGYIKSCSNPDIQVEIGKEVLAVDPKYFRPTEVELLIGDATKANTKLGWIPEYDLQGLVKDMMTHDLKLMQKDQYLKKGGYVTYNYFE, from the coding sequence ATGAAAGTAGCATTAATCACTGGAGTCACAGGTCAAGACGGCGCTTATTTAAGCGAATTTTTATTAAAAAAAGGATATCAAGTACACGGTCTAAAAAGAAGAGCGTCTATGTTTAATACAGACAGAATTGATCATCTTTATCAAGACCCACATATTGAGAATAGAAATTTTGTACTTCACTATGGTGATATGACAGACAGTACTAATCTTATTAGATTAATACAAGAAATTCAACCAGATGAGATTTACAACTTAGCGGCAATGAGCCACGTGCAGGTTTCATTTGAAGTTCCAGAATATACTGGTAATGCAGATGGTTTAGGTACACTAAGAATTTTAGATGCCGTACGTTTATTAGGTCTTGAGAAAAAGACACGTATTTACCAAGCATCCACTTCAGAATTATACGGAAAAGTACAAGAAGTACCACAATCAGAGACTACTCCTTTTTACCCACGTAGCCCGTATGCAGTTGCAAAAATGTATGCATTTTGGATTACTGTAAACTATAGAGAAGCTTACAATATGTTTGCTTGCAATGGTATTCTTTTCAACCATGAATCGCCAATTAGAGGAGAAACTTTTGTGACTAGAAAAATAACAAGAGCAGCTGCAAGAATTGGTTTAGGCTTACAAGACAAAATTTACCTAGGTAACTTAGATGCGCAAAGAGATTGGGGTCATGCTAAAGATTATGTGCGCATGATGTGGATGATTCTTCAAGCTGAAGAGGCAGAAGACTGGGTTATTGCAACTGGCAAAACTACTCCTGTTCGTGAATTCGTAAGAATGGCATTTGCAGAAATGGGTATTGAACTAGAATTTAAAGGAGAAGGTGTTGAAGAGAAAGGATATATTAAATCATGTTCTAATCCGGATATTCAAGTAGAAATCGGTAAAGAAGTTCTTGCGGTTGATCCTAAATATTTTAGACCAACAGAGGTTGAACTATTAATTGGTGATGCGACAAAAGCAAATACTAAATTAGGCTGGATTCCTGAATATGACTTACAAGGTTTGGTAAAAGACATGATGACACATGATTTAAAATTGATGCAAAAAGATCAATATTTGAAAAAAGGTGGTTATGTAACGTATAATTATTTTGAATAA